One uncultured Jannaschia sp. DNA segment encodes these proteins:
- the yihA gene encoding ribosome biogenesis GTP-binding protein YihA/YsxC — translation MTRLPFPVADAPDPHAEETGRKLFATGGEFLKGVVAMSGMPPADRVEVCFAGRSNVGKSTLINALTGRRSLARASNTPGRTQEINFFTLADSHYLVDLPGYGFAKAPKPEVAKWQALLKSYLSGRPSLRRAFVLIDARHGVKAVDEEIMSLLDASAVTFQTVLTKADKVKEDARARALDQTREALAKHPAAFPELIVTSSEKGWGIPTLRSTIAHIA, via the coding sequence GTGACACGCCTGCCCTTTCCCGTCGCCGACGCGCCCGACCCCCATGCCGAGGAGACGGGCCGCAAGCTCTTCGCCACCGGCGGCGAATTCCTCAAGGGCGTCGTCGCGATGTCCGGCATGCCCCCCGCCGACCGGGTCGAGGTCTGCTTCGCGGGCCGCTCGAATGTCGGTAAATCCACCCTGATCAACGCGCTGACCGGGCGCCGGTCGCTCGCCCGCGCCTCGAACACGCCGGGCCGCACGCAGGAGATCAATTTCTTCACGCTCGCGGACAGCCATTACCTCGTCGACCTGCCCGGCTACGGCTTCGCGAAGGCCCCGAAGCCCGAAGTCGCCAAGTGGCAGGCGTTGCTGAAATCTTATCTCTCGGGCCGCCCCAGCCTGCGCCGCGCCTTCGTCCTGATCGACGCGCGCCATGGCGTGAAGGCCGTCGACGAGGAGATCATGTCCCTGCTCGACGCCTCCGCCGTGACCTTCCAGACGGTGCTGACCAAGGCCGACAAGGTGAAGGAAGATGCCCGCGCCCGCGCGCTCGACCAGACCCGCGAGGCACTCGCCAAGCATCCGGCGGCCTTTCCCGAACTGATCGTCACCTCGAGCGAGAAGGGTTGGGGCATCCCGACCCTGCGCAGCACGATCGCGCATATCGCGTGA
- a CDS encoding CatB-related O-acetyltransferase, with amino-acid sequence MTGPDPDTLAPMAPAYDGTVFLRPLAGGRGNVTVGRYSYYDDRDGTRDFFDRNVLHHYDFIGDHLTIGPFCAFAHGTRIVMNGGTHAMDGFSTFPFNIFGHGWEVGFDPASWEAGQKGDTVIGADVWIGDHTTIMPGVTIGPGAIIAAGSMVTQDVAPYAVVAGNPAREVRRRFDAPTVDRLLRVAWWDWDVARITRNLDAIRGADIAALEAAT; translated from the coding sequence GTGACCGGGCCGGACCCCGACACCCTCGCGCCCATGGCGCCCGCCTATGACGGCACGGTCTTCCTGCGGCCTTTGGCCGGGGGCCGCGGGAACGTCACCGTCGGACGCTACAGCTACTATGACGACCGCGACGGGACGCGCGACTTCTTCGACCGCAACGTGCTGCACCATTACGATTTCATCGGCGACCACCTGACCATCGGTCCGTTCTGCGCCTTCGCCCATGGCACGCGCATCGTCATGAATGGCGGCACCCACGCGATGGACGGGTTCAGCACCTTTCCCTTCAACATCTTCGGCCACGGCTGGGAGGTCGGCTTCGATCCCGCAAGCTGGGAGGCCGGGCAGAAGGGCGACACGGTGATCGGCGCCGATGTCTGGATCGGCGACCACACCACGATCATGCCCGGCGTCACCATCGGGCCAGGCGCCATCATCGCGGCCGGGTCCATGGTCACGCAGGACGTCGCGCCTTACGCGGTTGTCGCGGGCAATCCCGCGCGCGAGGTGCGCAGGCGCTTCGACGCGCCCACGGTCGATCGACTGCTGCGGGTTGCGTGGTGGGACTGGGACGTGGCACGGATCACCCGGAACCTCGACGCCATCCGCGGCGCCGACATCGCCGCACTCGAGGCCGCCACGTGA